The proteins below come from a single Parageobacillus thermoglucosidasius genomic window:
- a CDS encoding galactitol-1-phosphate 5-dehydrogenase has translation MRALKLYGKRDLRYEEAEEPFIEKNDEVIIKVKAAGICGSDLSRYAKLGPYIEGMVWGHEFSGEVAAIGSGVHHVKIGDRVAACPALYCGKCESCKKGLLSQCEKLTVIGARYPGAFAEYVKLPRENVLSIPETIDFDTATFIEPSAVVAHGFYRTRTQPGADVAVVGCGSIGLLAVQWAKIFGASKVYAIDIDNKKLDIAKEVGADVVIHAVEKTAYEQLMELTDGNGVDLVIESAGSPITSAQVFALAKKGGEVLFLGIPYSDVNIERFYFEKIVRNELTVLGSWNAISAPFPGREWSTTIECMSKGLINVRPLITHRVPLSQGPEIFERITNKNGFFGKVLFYPEIQ, from the coding sequence ATGAGGGCACTAAAGTTATATGGAAAAAGGGATTTACGATACGAGGAAGCGGAAGAACCGTTTATTGAAAAAAATGATGAGGTTATTATAAAAGTAAAAGCGGCAGGCATTTGTGGCTCTGATTTATCAAGATATGCTAAGCTAGGTCCATATATTGAAGGAATGGTATGGGGACATGAGTTTAGCGGTGAAGTAGCTGCAATCGGCTCTGGCGTTCATCATGTTAAAATCGGGGACCGCGTAGCAGCATGCCCTGCACTTTATTGTGGAAAGTGTGAAAGCTGTAAAAAAGGATTACTGTCACAATGCGAAAAATTAACAGTGATTGGAGCTAGATATCCTGGAGCATTTGCAGAATATGTAAAGCTTCCTAGAGAAAATGTACTTTCTATACCTGAAACAATTGATTTTGATACGGCGACATTTATAGAACCTTCAGCTGTAGTGGCACATGGATTTTACCGAACTAGAACACAGCCCGGTGCAGATGTTGCAGTAGTGGGCTGCGGGAGTATTGGATTATTAGCTGTTCAGTGGGCAAAAATTTTCGGTGCTAGTAAGGTTTATGCCATCGATATTGATAATAAGAAATTAGATATTGCAAAAGAAGTCGGTGCGGATGTTGTTATTCATGCAGTTGAAAAAACAGCTTATGAACAGTTAATGGAATTAACTGATGGAAATGGAGTTGATTTAGTTATTGAATCAGCTGGTTCTCCTATTACATCTGCTCAAGTGTTTGCGTTAGCCAAAAAAGGAGGAGAAGTTTTGTTTTTAGGTATCCCATACTCGGATGTAAACATCGAGCGATTTTATTTTGAAAAAATTGTAAGAAATGAATTAACTGTACTAGGATCTTGGAATGCTATCTCAGCTCCATTCCCTGGAAGAGAGTGGAGCACAACAATCGAATGCATGAGCAAGGGACTAATTAATGTAAGGCCATTAATAACTCACCGTGTTCCTCTTTCACAGGGACCAGAGATTTTTGAAAGAATAACAAATAAAAACGGATTTTTTGGAAAAGTACTGTTCTATCCAGAAATACAATAA
- a CDS encoding LysR family transcriptional regulator: MELRQLQYFLEVAKREHVSEAAEALHVAQSAISRQIANLEAELGVQLFEREGRNVKLTPVGRHFLPHVETALKAIDYAKQQIEEYLDPERGTIKIGFPTSLASHTMPMVISAFKEKHPNVSFHLRQGSYKYLIEAVKKREIDLAFLGPVPTREVGIKGEILFSESFAALLPSSHPLAKRSSLVLNELRNDPFVTFPEGYVLHQMVLDACHQAGFSPVISSEGEDLDAIKGLVSAGIGVTLLPESAFYETVLRFAVKVPIEMPQVKRNVGIIISDHHELAPSVKVFYQFVKDFFAQLERYR, translated from the coding sequence ATGGAGCTAAGACAACTTCAATATTTTTTAGAAGTCGCCAAACGGGAGCACGTTTCTGAGGCGGCGGAAGCGCTTCATGTCGCACAATCTGCGATTAGCAGGCAAATTGCTAATTTAGAAGCCGAACTTGGCGTGCAGCTGTTTGAACGGGAAGGGAGAAATGTTAAACTGACCCCTGTTGGCCGCCATTTTTTGCCGCATGTGGAAACCGCGCTAAAAGCCATCGATTATGCTAAACAGCAAATTGAAGAATATTTAGACCCGGAACGAGGAACGATCAAAATCGGCTTTCCGACGAGCCTCGCAAGCCATACGATGCCAATGGTCATTTCTGCTTTTAAAGAAAAACACCCGAACGTTTCATTCCATTTGCGGCAAGGATCTTACAAATATTTAATCGAAGCGGTGAAAAAACGTGAAATCGATTTGGCGTTTCTCGGACCTGTTCCCACTAGAGAAGTAGGGATTAAAGGGGAAATTTTATTTTCTGAATCGTTTGCCGCCCTTCTGCCAAGCAGCCACCCTCTCGCCAAACGAAGCAGTTTAGTATTAAATGAGTTGCGCAACGATCCGTTCGTTACATTTCCGGAAGGATACGTATTGCATCAAATGGTGCTCGATGCCTGCCACCAAGCCGGATTTTCCCCTGTCATCTCGTCAGAAGGAGAAGATTTGGACGCGATCAAAGGGCTTGTCTCAGCAGGAATCGGCGTCACGCTGCTTCCGGAAAGCGCCTTTTATGAAACAGTGTTGCGCTTTGCCGTCAAAGTGCCGATCGAAATGCCGCAAGTGAAAAGAAACGTCGGCATTATCATCTCCGATCACCACGAACTTGCCCCATCCGTTAAAGTGTTTTATCAATTCGTCAAAGACTTTTTCGCCCAGTTGGAGCGGTATCGGTAA
- the gltB gene encoding glutamate synthase large subunit — MKHYGLPKAQGLYRPEFEHDACGIGFYAHLKGKPSHDIIKKGLHMLRQLEHRGGQGSDPQTGDGAGIMVQIPHEYFKVACGKLKLPPKGRYGVGMVFLPEDEERRTYYETEFNKIIEKEGQTLLGWRTVPVNIEKLGKLAKQSKPFIRQVFIGASDDIQDELAFERKLYVIRKQAEKLVQNNECYFASLSSRTIVYKGLLTPEQLDEFYVDLQDERFQSAFALVHSRFSTNTFPSWERAHPNRYLIHNGEINTLRGNVNWMMAREKQFASELFGEDLRKITPILDMNGSDSSILDNAFEFFVLAGKKLAHAAMMLIPEPWFWDNEMDDDKKAFYEYHSCLMEPWDGPTAISFTDGKQIGAILDRNGLRPARYYVTKDDYIIFSSEVGVIDVDPNNVLYKDRLSPGKMLLVDLEQGRIISDEEIKQEIAKEKPYRKWLNEQMITLDELDIPEDTEPVENLVTLQKAFGYTYEDVEKTIVAMVKEGKDPTGAMGNDAPLAVLSDRPQSLFNYFKQLFAQVTNPPIDAIREYIVTSTMTLLGKEGNILHPDASAARRIRLDTPILSNEELAALKANPYPEFKCVTIPALFTDDLQKALDEMFEKAEKAMENGAVLLVLSDRGVDEQHVAIPALLATSALHQHLVRKGTRTNVSIIVECGEAREVHHFAALIGYGADAVNPYLALETIRNATESGVLSLSYREAVNKYKKVVTDGVVKVMSKMGISTVQSYRGAQIFEAVGIGEEVIEQYFTGTASQIGGIGLAEIAKEAKMRHAAAFLTTYKDDTLDPGSELQWRWNGEHHAFNPKTIHLLQWACRKNDYQLYKEYSKLANEERMTFLRNLFDFDETRAPVPIEEVEPVESIVRRFKTGAMSYGSLSKEAHEALAIAMNRIGGKSNSGEGGEDPSRYVPDDNGDLRRSAIKQIASGRFGVKSHYLVNADELQIKMAQGAKPGEGGQLPANKVYPWIGKVRGSTPGVELISPPPHHDIYSIEDLAQLIYDLKNANRDARISVKLVSKAGVGTIAAGVAKGNADVIVISGYEGGTGASPKTSIKHAGLPWELGLAETHQTLMLNGLRDRVVLETDGKLMTGRDVVMAALFGAEEFGFATAPLVVLGCVMMRACHLDTCPVGVATQNPELRKKFMGKPEHVINFMYFVAQEVREIMARLGFRTIDEMVGRVDVLKVSERAKKHWKAKHLDLSRLLYQADGPRTFARPQQHKIEQTLDYNEILPAAAPALERKEKVELHLPIRNVHRAVGTITGSEISKRYGEEGLPEDTIRLHFTGSAGQSFAAFVPKGMTMTLVGDANDYIGKGLSGGKVIVRPPEEASFASADNVIIGNVAFYGATEGEAYIRGRAGERFCVRNSGVNAVVEGVGDHGCEYMTGGRVVILGSVGKNFAAGMSGGIAYVLADDENKWQRTANKELVLFERLEEEDEINEVRQMIERHYQYTGSGKAAHILAHWDEYIGKFVKVIPRNYKLMIETIKLMEQSGLSQDEAMMAAFEAVAKRKKAAVNESMVLQAVAK; from the coding sequence ATGAAACATTATGGACTGCCGAAAGCGCAAGGGCTTTACCGTCCTGAATTTGAGCATGACGCGTGCGGCATCGGCTTTTATGCCCATTTAAAAGGAAAGCCGTCCCACGATATTATAAAAAAAGGCCTTCATATGCTCCGCCAGCTTGAACACCGCGGCGGGCAAGGAAGCGACCCGCAAACAGGCGATGGCGCGGGAATTATGGTACAAATCCCGCACGAATATTTTAAAGTGGCGTGCGGAAAATTGAAGCTTCCGCCAAAAGGGCGCTACGGCGTAGGCATGGTGTTTTTGCCGGAAGATGAGGAAAGACGGACGTATTATGAAACAGAGTTTAATAAAATTATTGAAAAAGAGGGGCAGACGCTGTTAGGGTGGCGGACTGTGCCTGTAAATATCGAAAAACTCGGAAAACTCGCAAAGCAAAGCAAACCGTTCATCCGCCAAGTGTTTATCGGAGCGAGCGACGATATTCAAGATGAGCTTGCGTTTGAGCGGAAGCTGTATGTCATTCGCAAGCAGGCGGAAAAACTTGTTCAAAATAATGAATGTTACTTCGCCAGCCTCTCCAGCCGGACGATCGTATATAAAGGATTGCTGACGCCTGAGCAATTGGACGAATTTTACGTCGATTTGCAGGATGAACGGTTTCAATCAGCGTTTGCTCTTGTGCATTCGCGCTTTAGCACGAACACGTTCCCAAGCTGGGAAAGAGCGCATCCAAACCGTTATTTAATTCATAACGGCGAAATCAACACGCTGAGAGGAAACGTCAACTGGATGATGGCGCGGGAAAAGCAGTTCGCATCCGAACTTTTCGGTGAGGATTTGCGGAAAATTACGCCGATTTTAGATATGAACGGCAGTGACTCATCCATTTTAGATAACGCGTTTGAATTTTTTGTCTTAGCCGGGAAAAAATTGGCGCATGCGGCGATGATGCTCATTCCGGAACCATGGTTCTGGGACAACGAAATGGACGACGACAAAAAAGCGTTCTACGAATACCACAGCTGTTTAATGGAGCCGTGGGACGGCCCGACGGCGATTTCGTTTACGGACGGAAAACAGATTGGCGCGATTTTGGACCGCAACGGGCTGCGGCCGGCCCGCTATTATGTGACGAAAGACGACTATATTATTTTCTCGTCGGAAGTCGGCGTCATTGATGTCGATCCGAACAACGTGCTATATAAGGACCGGTTAAGCCCAGGGAAAATGCTTTTAGTCGACTTAGAACAAGGCCGGATCATTTCCGATGAGGAAATTAAACAAGAAATCGCCAAAGAAAAGCCGTACCGTAAATGGCTGAACGAACAAATGATAACGCTCGACGAGCTCGATATTCCGGAAGATACGGAGCCTGTCGAAAACCTTGTCACATTGCAAAAAGCGTTCGGTTATACGTATGAAGATGTGGAAAAAACGATCGTCGCAATGGTGAAGGAAGGAAAAGACCCGACCGGAGCGATGGGCAATGACGCGCCGCTCGCGGTGTTGTCAGACCGCCCGCAAAGCTTGTTTAACTATTTTAAACAGCTGTTTGCGCAAGTTACCAACCCGCCGATTGACGCGATTCGCGAATATATTGTGACATCGACGATGACGCTTCTCGGCAAAGAAGGAAATATTCTTCATCCGGATGCATCGGCCGCCCGCCGCATTCGCTTAGATACGCCGATTCTTTCCAACGAAGAGCTCGCTGCGTTGAAGGCAAATCCGTATCCTGAGTTTAAATGTGTGACGATTCCGGCATTATTTACTGACGATTTGCAAAAAGCGCTTGACGAAATGTTTGAAAAAGCGGAAAAGGCGATGGAAAACGGCGCGGTGCTTCTTGTGTTGTCTGACCGAGGCGTTGACGAACAGCATGTCGCCATTCCGGCGCTGCTGGCTACAAGCGCGCTTCATCAACATCTTGTTCGAAAAGGAACGCGCACAAATGTAAGCATTATTGTCGAGTGCGGCGAAGCGCGGGAAGTGCATCATTTTGCTGCTTTAATCGGATATGGCGCGGATGCGGTGAATCCGTACTTAGCGCTCGAGACCATTCGCAATGCGACGGAAAGCGGGGTTCTTTCGCTTTCTTATCGCGAAGCGGTGAACAAATATAAAAAGGTCGTTACCGATGGCGTCGTCAAAGTGATGTCGAAAATGGGAATTTCGACGGTGCAAAGCTACCGCGGCGCGCAAATTTTCGAAGCGGTCGGCATCGGCGAAGAAGTGATTGAACAATATTTCACAGGCACGGCATCGCAAATCGGCGGCATCGGCTTGGCTGAAATCGCCAAAGAAGCGAAAATGCGCCATGCAGCTGCATTCCTAACGACATACAAAGACGATACGTTAGATCCTGGCAGCGAGCTGCAATGGCGGTGGAACGGGGAGCATCACGCGTTCAATCCGAAAACGATCCACTTACTTCAATGGGCGTGCCGGAAAAACGATTATCAGCTTTATAAAGAATATTCAAAACTGGCAAATGAAGAACGCATGACGTTTTTGCGAAATTTGTTTGATTTTGATGAAACGAGGGCTCCGGTTCCGATTGAGGAAGTCGAGCCGGTTGAATCGATTGTGCGCCGCTTTAAAACAGGAGCGATGTCCTACGGTTCATTGAGCAAAGAAGCGCATGAAGCGTTGGCGATTGCGATGAACCGCATCGGCGGAAAAAGCAACAGCGGCGAGGGTGGAGAAGATCCGAGCCGTTACGTGCCGGATGACAACGGTGATTTGCGCAGAAGCGCGATTAAACAGATCGCTTCTGGCCGTTTTGGCGTTAAAAGCCATTATTTAGTCAACGCCGATGAATTGCAAATCAAAATGGCCCAAGGGGCAAAACCAGGCGAAGGCGGGCAGCTGCCTGCCAATAAAGTCTATCCGTGGATTGGAAAAGTGCGCGGATCTACGCCGGGAGTGGAATTGATTTCCCCTCCTCCGCACCATGATATTTATTCGATTGAAGACTTGGCGCAGCTTATTTACGATTTGAAAAACGCCAATCGGGACGCGCGCATCAGCGTGAAGCTTGTTTCGAAAGCAGGCGTCGGCACGATTGCGGCTGGTGTTGCGAAAGGAAACGCCGATGTCATTGTCATCAGCGGCTATGAAGGTGGAACAGGGGCATCGCCGAAAACGAGCATTAAGCATGCCGGGCTTCCGTGGGAGCTTGGCCTTGCGGAAACGCACCAAACGTTAATGTTAAACGGCTTGCGTGACCGCGTCGTGCTTGAAACAGATGGAAAATTAATGACAGGCCGCGATGTCGTGATGGCCGCGCTGTTTGGCGCTGAAGAATTCGGGTTTGCCACAGCACCGCTTGTCGTTTTAGGCTGTGTGATGATGCGGGCATGCCACCTTGATACATGTCCGGTTGGCGTGGCGACGCAAAACCCGGAACTTCGCAAAAAGTTTATGGGAAAACCGGAGCACGTGATCAACTTCATGTATTTTGTCGCCCAAGAAGTGCGGGAAATTATGGCGCGTCTCGGCTTCCGCACGATAGACGAAATGGTCGGAAGAGTCGATGTCTTAAAAGTGAGCGAGCGCGCGAAAAAACACTGGAAAGCGAAACATTTGGACTTATCGCGTTTGCTTTACCAAGCGGATGGCCCACGGACGTTTGCCCGCCCGCAGCAGCATAAAATCGAACAAACGCTGGATTACAACGAAATTTTGCCAGCGGCAGCGCCTGCGTTAGAGCGGAAAGAGAAAGTCGAGCTTCATCTTCCGATTCGAAATGTCCATCGCGCCGTCGGAACGATTACAGGAAGCGAAATATCGAAACGGTACGGCGAAGAAGGGCTTCCGGAAGATACGATCCGTCTCCATTTCACAGGTTCTGCCGGACAAAGCTTTGCCGCTTTCGTGCCAAAAGGAATGACGATGACGCTTGTCGGCGATGCGAACGATTATATCGGCAAAGGGCTTTCCGGCGGAAAAGTGATCGTCCGTCCGCCAGAAGAAGCGTCGTTCGCTTCTGCGGATAACGTCATTATCGGCAATGTCGCTTTCTATGGAGCGACGGAAGGAGAAGCATATATCCGCGGGCGCGCCGGCGAGCGGTTCTGCGTGCGGAACAGCGGTGTGAATGCGGTGGTTGAAGGCGTCGGCGACCACGGCTGTGAGTATATGACAGGTGGGCGTGTCGTGATTCTCGGTTCCGTCGGGAAAAACTTCGCGGCCGGAATGTCCGGAGGAATCGCTTATGTGCTGGCTGACGATGAAAACAAATGGCAAAGAACGGCGAATAAAGAATTAGTGCTGTTTGAACGCCTCGAAGAGGAAGATGAGATAAACGAAGTGCGGCAAATGATTGAAAGACATTATCAATATACCGGAAGCGGAAAAGCTGCTCATATATTGGCGCACTGGGATGAGTATATCGGGAAATTTGTGAAAGTAATTCCGAGAAACTATAAACTGATGATCGAAACGATCAAATTGATGGAACAATCCGGGCTTTCTCAAGATGAGGCGATGATGGCCGCCTTTGAAGCAGTGGCGAAACGAAAAAAAGCCGCGGTAAACGAATCAATGGTATTACAAGCGGTCGCTAAATAG
- a CDS encoding glutamate synthase subunit beta: MGKITGFMEYTREEETKRDPLSRLEDWKEYAFPFSDGVLARQGARCMDCGTPFCHMGLELNGLTSGCPIHNLIPEWNDLVYRGRWKEALERLLKTNNFPEFTGRVCPAPCEGSCTVAISDPAVAIKGIERAIIDKGFAEGWIQPRIPQKRTGKKVAVVGSGPAGLACADQLNQAGHSVTVYERADRIGGLLMYGIPNMKLEKEVVERRVRLLEQEGITFVTNTEVGKDITAEELRSQYDAVVLCIGAQKHRDLVIEGRELEGVHFAMDYLTGVTKSLLDSNFADGNFIDAKDKHVIVIGGGDTGADCVATALRQGCKSVVQFGKHPALPKERSENNPWPQYPLVFTLDYAYEEAKAKFGADPRQYCIQTKKIVGDEYGRVKELHTIQMEKIVDENGKAIFKEIPGTEQVWPCDLVFIAIGFEGPEQSILQQFGVETVNNKVKAPYGKYTTNVEGVFAAGDARRGQSLIVWAIHEGREAAREVDRFLMGTTNLP, translated from the coding sequence ATGGGGAAAATCACTGGATTTATGGAATATACGCGCGAAGAAGAAACAAAACGTGACCCGCTTTCTCGCCTGGAGGATTGGAAAGAATATGCGTTTCCGTTTTCGGATGGAGTCCTGGCAAGACAAGGCGCCCGCTGCATGGACTGCGGGACTCCGTTTTGCCATATGGGATTGGAGCTAAACGGTTTAACATCGGGCTGCCCGATTCATAATTTAATTCCGGAATGGAACGATTTAGTCTACCGGGGCCGATGGAAAGAAGCGCTTGAGCGGCTGTTGAAAACGAACAATTTCCCGGAATTTACCGGACGGGTTTGCCCGGCGCCATGCGAAGGCTCCTGTACGGTAGCGATTTCCGACCCGGCTGTCGCCATCAAAGGCATCGAGCGGGCGATTATTGATAAAGGATTTGCCGAAGGATGGATTCAGCCGCGGATTCCGCAAAAACGAACAGGAAAAAAAGTGGCGGTTGTCGGGTCCGGCCCTGCCGGCCTCGCCTGCGCCGACCAGCTTAACCAAGCGGGCCATTCGGTGACGGTATACGAACGGGCTGACCGCATTGGCGGGTTATTAATGTATGGCATTCCAAATATGAAACTGGAAAAAGAAGTTGTTGAGCGGAGAGTGCGGCTTTTGGAACAAGAGGGGATTACGTTTGTCACCAATACGGAAGTCGGAAAAGACATCACCGCCGAAGAGCTGCGCTCCCAATATGACGCCGTCGTATTATGCATCGGCGCGCAGAAGCACCGTGATCTTGTGATTGAAGGAAGAGAGCTTGAGGGCGTTCATTTTGCGATGGATTATTTAACAGGCGTAACGAAAAGCTTGCTTGACTCGAATTTTGCCGACGGCAACTTCATTGACGCGAAAGACAAACACGTCATTGTGATCGGCGGCGGCGATACAGGAGCGGACTGTGTCGCGACTGCGTTGCGGCAAGGATGCAAAAGCGTCGTGCAGTTCGGCAAACACCCGGCCTTGCCGAAAGAACGGTCGGAAAACAATCCGTGGCCGCAATATCCGCTTGTATTCACGCTTGATTACGCCTATGAAGAAGCGAAGGCAAAATTTGGCGCCGATCCGCGGCAATATTGCATTCAGACGAAAAAAATCGTCGGCGACGAATACGGGCGTGTCAAAGAGCTGCATACGATCCAAATGGAAAAAATCGTCGACGAAAACGGAAAAGCGATATTTAAAGAAATTCCGGGCACGGAACAAGTTTGGCCATGCGATTTAGTCTTTATCGCGATCGGCTTTGAAGGACCGGAACAGTCGATTTTGCAGCAATTCGGCGTTGAAACGGTCAACAACAAAGTCAAAGCGCCGTACGGCAAATATACGACAAACGTCGAAGGAGTATTTGCAGCCGGAGACGCCCGCAGAGGCCAAAGCTTAATCGTCTGGGCGATCCATGAAGGACGGGAAGCGGCAAGAGAAGTCGACCGCTTCTTGATGGGCACGACGAATTTGCCGTAA